TTTTTCTGAGAAAGTAAAGCCTTTGAGATGCCTTCTTGGAAATCATGAGAGAGTTTGActcccattttaatttgttgtcaattatagtACCTAAGTATTTGTATTGGGTTACTCTTTCAACCTCggtttttttaatagttattacattatgttcaactgcggttttacgaaaatctattatcatctctttggttttagtaatattaagtattaagttcatatcctcacaccaattaacaaatcttccaacttcattaacaaattcatttacattatgcttactatcgcaaagaaaaccactaattacagtatcgtcagcgtattttacaatattgcaatctttacttaaaatattaaaactacttgaataaaaagaaaacaaaattgggGAAATAACACATCCTTGAGGAGCTCCAACACTGATAGATTCTTTGTTGGATAATAGGATACCATTGCACTTAACCATCTGCGGtctattaataaaaaaactatatataacTTTGGCGAGCTGAGGTGAGACATTAAAACTTAATATTCTATCAATTAAAAGATGTggtaaaatagtattaaaagcACTGGAGAAATCGAAAAATATAGACCGtacataatttcttttttaatcaAGGTGATGATATGTATCATGGAGATAAGAATTTACAGCATCGTCAACCCCTCTATTTTTCTTATATgctgtactgtaataataccATTACTGAGGTGTTTATAGACACATTGATTTTTGGTgccaataaatattaataatcaacaaaaaaaatacacacaGTTGAGGCGATTTGTCTGTACAATGAAATACAATGCACACAGAATGAATAGagtttattaattttatcaagTATACTTACATATGTTTTTAGAAGAGCAATATCACCTTCATCTAGAGCTGTAAAATGAGAGCAAGAGTATGGTACAATagctttataattattatcattattagatATAGTAATAGTCCTATTAAAAGTATTATATAGCCTCCTAGGCATTTTTAGCTACTACACTAGGCAACAATTAATAATGGATTAATGAAAACACATAGGCCTAACTAGGTAAGGTAAattaagatttaaaaaatatcaatataatataggcctacctagtaggcctaattattattaatatctaataataggcctagctaggcctagcctatatattaatattattattcaggCAGGTTTTTAAGTATTGATTGTGAGTAGTGATCTTATATAATAGGTAATATATTACaatcaggctaggcctatatgttagGCTTACAGTAGGAGCCTAGTTACTGCTCTGCCAGGCCTGTTACCGGGCCTGACTCAGCAAAACAATTCACGACGTCCTGAGAGAACTTTGCGTATCGTCGTGTAGTAAGTAGGTAGCTAGCCTCTAgtagccctagcctaggctagataAACAAGGCCAATTAAGCTATCAAATACGTGTAATCGCACCTTGTATGGGTTTTTCttctttatcatctttttctttaacttttcgCATCTCAGAACCTAAATGATCTGGCATTTTGACTAGGatttaattacaaaacaatattcagaaataatttttttgtcgCTACACTAACTAAAGATAAGGCCCTCTATAGATAGCCAGGCTCACACAATAAATGTTTGTACATTTTTGTAGAATTATTCtttgtaataaattaaataattttcaataatgtCTTTATATGTATAGAGTAcacattttaaagttatttaattaatatatttttaggcAAACACTAttggttaaaaataaataataatattattattcttacttatttaaaaaaaaaaagcagatAGCCGTGTGTGTTCGAGCCAAACGTCTGTATGCACGGCTGCCGTGGAATAAATGAGTTATTCGTAAGACGAACGTGTATAGTCTGATTTGCTTCATAGGTTGTTCTTCGTCAAACGGTCaaagttttatatatatttgtgtagcatatatttactgtaaatgGCTATACAATTAACTCGTTATAAATTCATATTTCACAGAAAAAAACCCTaccaattaatttaattaaattgttcaAGTCAAGGCCTACAACCCTCGCCCAGAATTCACTATGATTTCACTTTccaattttatttatgatttgaTTGGAAGTATTGACTAAAACGTCCATTAGGCTTACCATGTTAGATTGCCTAcgttaattatatataatgtgAAATTTATATGAAAAGCAATAAGTTTGAATTTTCTCAAAAATATTTTGGGTAAATTCCCGgttctatttatattatctAATAAAACTACCGTACCTAAGGCTTTTCTTTTCTTTGGTAGCAATTCCttacaatcataggcctactgtagcctACAGTAGGCTTATGTTTCTATATTTAACCATTCTAGAAGTTTATACGCAAATAGTTTAGGCCTCACAAGCCTCATAAATATTTTGGGTAAACCCCGGCTCCATTTATATTATCTAATAAAACCGTACCGTACCCAAATTAGCCATTTTTATTCCTTTGGTAGCTTCCTTAAAATTTGCATATGTAGACCTATGtgtctatatttaaaaattctagacgtttttatacacaaaaaaatAGTGCCGACTACACACACACACCACCACCAGGCCTATAACCACCCTCCCCTGAAAGTTGTAAAAGACAATATAAGccttatacacatttttatagcaagtatataaaataatactagAAAACTTTCTGAAAGCATTaagattacattttttcagtaaaCAGTGTTTAAAGGCCTAATTATAGTTTCGCTTCGTTTTTCATGTTTGTTAAGGAagtgaaatgaaaatattaaatagagTACAATCTGTATAATGAATCAATACCATATCAGAATGGTGTCATTAATGAGgaatttcttttatttgtatAGAAACTGGAACAACAAAGGcctatacagtacataaatacAACTATTCTGTATGAATGCACATTCATTTTAGTTAGCATAACTAATTTAAAAGACAGTTTCCTTATTGGAAGGCGAAGCAATCCCAATACAAAAGTACTCGTAGCTGGTAGCTGGTAGGTGTAGGTCTTCTTCAGCAAAAGTAAAGATGATGAATCGGATTCTTTTTCTGCTTTTGATAGGAAGCTGTGTGATGGTCTTTACAGATGCTTCATTTTGTTCTGTCACTGTGTTTGAAAAGATGAAACATCCACCCGATTATGataacaaattatattacaAACCTTTGGGGCTCAAAGCAAAGACGAACGATTCTTCGTTTGACTTGGAATCATGTGGTAAGTTAGACTATTTTAATGTGTAAAATTATAGTTGTTGTTGCTCAGGCAGGGACATTTCTGAACCGCCTGGTCGGCCAGGGTATTTTTTAACTTCATCATCTTTGTAAGCAATTAACACTACACCGATGGTATAACTAAAAAAACATTGGAGATATTCTATAGTAGAACAACTAATAAAGCACATCTAAAAGAAaccttataaaatatataagctGCATCCAGAGaatttttagtttatatttgGAAGAAGAATTGGGAAGAGATTTCATAATTTGAAtcattgtaaacaaaatgtatctTGGTGGTCTAATGCGTTGCCTCCCAGGGTCCAGGGTTCACTCCTGAACTAGTACCaaggttgtaactcacgactcttttaACTCCACTCTCTAAATCTCAAATGAGaattagtttataagcacgctaaaatgattaaataattaaatcatcCTGTAATTTGGGAGTTaatcgctgttggatgcgtatgaaaaaaaaagtttgttatttgtgtaaataaaaaacaaaaaaattatgttgAAATTCAAGTATTACTGAAAGCTAATTTTTAGCTCTAAATATGCAATAAAACActttacaataatatttatacaacCATTTTAATGTGTGTTAGGCCTGACTTTGGTTGATGTGTTCAAGTGCAGTTAGGgagttttgattttaaaatatcgtgtgttttttttttaaagttagcacaaaataatatgatagtgatattccaaaatatagtagtgatatgacattatcatgtccataaatgggctCATCACATTTTTGATCTCATAACATTTGATagctagtgtagacagagctttatcttaacaatcatttttgttatGATTTTTTAAGATCCTACGCAAGAGAAATATTTTCGTTTAAAAAGTACTCCAAATATCCTAACCAGTCGAACGAAAACTCTTGATATTACTTTAATGTTTCGTCTTGGTAAGTATCCTGCAATGTTCTTTTCAAATAACATACTTGtaatatagtaaataaataagtcTGTTCAGCTGTAGACGTGTATATTGTTGAGAGAGACCGTATCATACAATAggatcattttttaaatatgtaaaatgtaatgaaaatataGTTTAACGAAAACAGTTATTccataatttttatattaaccGCTGAGTTATGAATActcacataatttttttttctgtcagaTGCTGACCTTATCAGTGTTCTGGCCGATATCTCCATAACACTCTATAAAGGAGCACCGCCAATTCACTACGGCGGGGCGTTTGATTGCTCTAATATTCCAGATATACCTTGCCCATTTCCTTTAAAAGAAAATGGTAAAGTTACTGATATTTATTGTTGATTAACAATAACCTGGTATAGAGAACTGTAGCTAGATGACAccattgtgatgataatgattattatcAACGATGAACGACGATGTGGATGATGACGACGACATGTGGATAACGTCGAAATGTGGATGAAGACATGTGGATAACGACGAAATGGGGATGACGACAACATGCCGATGACGACGACGTGTGGATAACgacgatgttgatgatgatgacgacatgTGGATAACGACGATGTGGATGAAGACGACATGTGGATAACGAATAAATATGGATGACGACGACATGTGGATGACGACGACATGCCGATGATGACATATGGATGACGACAATGTTGATGATGACAACGGCATGTGGATAACGACGACATGTGGATGAAGACATGTGGATAACGACGACATGTGGATGACGACGACATGTGGATGACGACGACATGCCGATGACAAACGACATGTGGATGACAACGATGATGTGGATGACAACGACATATGGATAACCATGGAGTAAATTACTCCATGGGATAACGACTATATGTGGATGACGACGACATGTGGATGACGACGACATGCCGATGATGACATATGGATGACGACGATGTTGATTATGACGACGACATGTGGATAACGACGAAAGTCGACTAGCCTCGACTGTAGTAGTCTACTGTAATTTTAACGAAAATGAAATACTGATTTTCACAAAATTAACTGCGAACGCTTTTTTTGCCTTTTAGATTGGGTACAACTTTCCGCTGAATGCAGGCCTAACATGCAGCTACCGGTAAGTAAAACACATTCgattaaaaaattttaaaagatttgaTGTATTATAGTTACGGCTAATACTcataacaaaaacattatttaataaaagtCAAGCTGGTATTGCAATACATTTTGTGATGATggctattttttttaattgtcgtTGGCGATCATTAGACCTACTAAAAATCTCCACAAACACGAAACTGTTATTTTAAACACGTGACATTCAATATAAGAATATGTTTAGTTTTCTCggatttaaaatgtaaaatgggcttttattttgtagattGGACAGATGGATGCTAAAGTTATTGTTTCGAATTATTACGATCAGACGGCTGTTTGTATCAAAGGCCAACTAAATATCTACAAGTAGAAGACGTATTCACACGTCTGTTATAAAGTGCACATGAAACTAATCGTTAAACactgtaaaaatattaatagttgaataaatgtttaattgtcATCTTATCGGCAAAACCATTATTGACAGATAAATATGTTACTGTATCTTCCCTCTTATAGACTAGACGACTTTAAGTATTAAACTTGCATTATTGTATTGATGTTATGTATTCGTATTTAGAACTTTATATTTTCTGTAGactaaaatgttataattttgtttttcttttttgttttgtaaaatggATGCACCATTCAACTTGATGTTTGTGACTGATATGTATAGAATTgaagttaatattttttaattgttgtgtttttaaatcattacaaaatattgaatttacTCCTATGTTAGCAATATATAATccgataaaataaaaagtatattattaaaatctACTTTCCAGCCATCGCACATTTTCTTTcgtttacacatttttatttaattgatgaTTTTATGGTGCATGCAAGcgttaaaggccaatttacaaaGACGAAAGTTGTGAGAACCAAAGATCAAACTTTATTGTTCTATTTGAAAGATATTTAAAGGCAGGTTATAGAATTTATACAATCATAATgtccaatttacacagacgagcggtaacggtaagcggaaaccCGCAGACCTAGTCCCACGTAGAATATTATGTATCTCTTCTGATACCGACCGCCCCGCGTTGTGTCTAATAGTCATATATTCTATATTTTGATttccgttaccgctcgtctgtgtaaattggcctttatgaTTGTATAAATTCTATAGCCTACCTTTAAATATCTTTCAAATGGAACAATACAAGTTTGAACTTTGtttctcacaaatattttttttagggaaatccccctatattataagttccttttacacacaacacaaatAGGTTAAGCTTCCAAGTTTATTCAGAGTATACATATTtaacaatacataatatttatttctactgATACTGTACAAGCAATGCTAAAAACTACTAAAGCTTAATAATAAACTACATTTTGGCCTCTTGGGGGCTACCACTCATATGACATCGCTGTATGAAAGGTCCAGTGTGTTGTCACAGGAGCCAGTAAATCAAATGGTTGTTATTAAGTATATCGGTAAGGATGTAAGTGACATCCGTTAGGTAAATTGTGGAATTTGGGCGCAAAATAATTCCCCAGAATTATACCAGCCAAATTAGCAAATAACATGAGTAACATATGAGTAGCGCCTGTGTTGAGTTAGGTGTTGGATGATGCCGGGGGATGGCTGGGTGGGAAAGATTGAAAAGTTTGTACAACTATCGAACGGCTAATTTAACAATGAAGTGTGCTAGTATGCATCTTAGTAAACAACTGAAAACACACTGAATTCCCATTGGTTGCCAATTAGAAATTAGCCTATCCTACATTTTTGTGGTTCCACTATTAGATATACCCGTTGGTCTATAGAAATACATTGTCAATTACTGTGGTTGGAACTTTGATAAAGTGTCTCCCTTGACTACTAACATTCCGTTTTAATTACCTGTAAAAACAATATACCATTCATCCTAACACTTCTATTACTCTGAAATCTACCCACATTTATATACCACATCCTTAGTTAAAAGAAAGTACTTGTGCtgtgtataaactataatttattactttaaatttccGACTCATACAAAAAATAATGTACTGATACAgtgtatacaaaaaaaaaagtaacataaTGAAAGGTATAAAGGAGCTTTCAATTTGCGACGGTTGACGACCTAACTGGATCAGGTCAGTTGATGTGTCGCAGAACCTAACCATCAAAACTGTCGAGGTGGCGAACGAGGACACACGTCTCTATCCTCGCATGCGCACATTGAATTAACATGATGTACTTTGGTCAGTCTTCGCAAATTAGTCGTCGTCGGTCTTCGCAAATCGAAAGcgaatatgtaggcctaatagttacTGGTGTCATATTGACGATGGAATGTTTACTTCCTTCTCATTTCTTTTCTTCTCATTTCCTTAAAAAGAACAATTATTGATAAGGAAATAAAATATGGAGTATTGTATAAGGAATAAATCGGGTCATGGCATAATAGCAAGAATTCCTCTCTTTTAATGGTTAGGTAAACACGAACAGCAGTACAGTTTGAAGGGCGATTGTTCTTTTGAATGTCTGGATAAATCCCTTAAACAGTTAGTATGTAACTAGtgtatagtaaaataaaatgatcagtTTCCTTATTTTTCTATACAAGTTAGAAAGGTGAGATTTTCTGCAGCAAAATATACATCAAATACTAAAATCCGTAAATATGACGAAGATTCTTTCTCTGCTTTTGATAGCAAGCTTTGTGGTTTTAACGGCGGGGGCTGCCTGTTcggttaatgtttttaaaaagataGACCCACCCGAtgtcaaattattttataagcGTACTGGGCTGAAAGCAAAGACGAACAATTCTTCGTTCCATTTTGAATCATGCGGTAAGTATATATTCACCCGATTATATTATGTAAactttaacaaacaaaaaatgttcattacTACAGCAGTACAGTACTGGAGACCATATTGCTATGATGGTTTTAAGTAGCTTAAAACTGTATTATACTGAATGAGTGTCAATATGACTGATGAATATTGATGAGTATAAGTATAAGTTAATTCGTTGTGGGTTTTCGGTGGTATTGGGACGTGTTCCCTCTCTTGTGATTAAGCCTACTAGTGATGGATGAGTTCAAGTGTAGAATCTTCTGTGTTTTTATTAACAAACAAAGACAAAGTTGAGGTATGTGCAATTGTGTGTTGAGAtcatcagtttaaaaaaatataacatgtGATAAAGCTCtatccacactatcaaactactgtagtttgacaaaaaaaagtgtaattttgTAGAGTGATATGATATACCATATGATATATATCGTCCTGTCCGTAGATGgtaacatcacatttttgtcaaataaaggttgataatgtagacatagctttatgATTCATATATTTAGGACCTCCAGAAGATCCACCTTTTCATTTCACAAGTATTCCAAGCATCGTTACAAGCCGAACAAAATCTGTCAATATGACCTTGATATTTCGTCTTGGTAAGTACGGTAGCccattatgattttaaaataattgttacatTTGCGATaaaattaaataggcctaaatagtttGTTCCCCTCGGGCTTATATTGTCGAATGGTACTCACAATATAAATAGGATAATTCCTAATTGTTTAAATAGATGGATAATTATTTGATGATTAACTCGTCCTAGCAAATTTTTCATGAGTATGGAAATCTTTAAATTCATACTTGAAAGATtatacataatattttttttaaaaatcaaatacGTTGATAATTTGCCATGTTATGGCCTATAATACAGAAATTACATGTGACACTTTGACAAATCATACATACACCGGGACTCGCCTATATTTTATGGAAGAGTAACACTCATTCTCTGATTTAACCATTATGTCACCTTCTTCCTGTCAGATGCTGACATGTACGATAGTTTTTTCGTCAGTGGCTACGTCAACCTCTTCGGAGACAAACCGATTCCCTTCGGTGACGCATTTGATTGCACGAGTATACCTGTTGATTGCCCGTTACCCTTACAAGAAAAAGGTAAAGTTACtgatattaatttgttttgccGTTATTATTAGTCCATGGAGTATAAATTACTACATGGGCAGGCTGAGTTATTATGAAATTACTGTCACGTAGCACAATGGTTGTTTTTGATCTGGTTATGGAAAagttgtactgtactgtaaattataatgaTGTTAACAAtggtaaaaaaaacaacttaaattaatgaatttaataGAAACATGCATGCGTTCTTgcctttattatatatatatatacggcCATATTGCGTTGAAACACTGGTTCTCGTCAAATCACCGAATTAAGCAAAGTTTGGCCAGGTTGTGTTCTGGGATGGGATATGGGAATATGGCGTCTGATGctgtataatatgtatatgtataataaGGGCATCGGACTATCATTCCATTAGCTGTCTGTCTGCCATATTGGTTGTATCCAAGATATACTACCATTGCCTCGTCTTTCGGATGGGACGTAAACACGTTGGTTCCGTGTGTACATACACTGCATGTTAAAGAACTTAGTACACTATTAAACAAAATAGGGGATCCTCTTCCGGTGCGATGATCTGGGTAGGCTGACTGCCGTAGGTCCGTGGATGGCCAAAGCCGATTTTTTctagtttccagttaagcttgaagACAATAATAAGTAAATTATCTATGTATCAATATCTATATCTAGATTGGGTACAACTTTCGGTTGAATGCTTGACTACTGTGCTGTTACCGGTGGTAAGTATGTTTAACTGCGTCACTAAAAGTGAAACATTCAATTCGTcacattttcattatttttaaaccATGTATTGacatagaaaaaataaataaaaatttcatTATAACTGTTTAAACTATctgtgattttttattttattttgtagacTGGAAAGATAGAAGCAAAGGCTGCTATTTCAAATTACACACAGACGGCTTTTTGTATTAAAGGTGAATTAAATatctacaaataaaatacttttttttcagaaaaaacaGTATTAACAGTAATAACTTGTATATAGCTGTATAAATGAATATGTTTTTTCACCAATGTCACCCTATCTAACTATATGTACTGACATAATTATTTATCTACAAAGTATGGATTAACTCCAACTTCTTTTTTAATATTCTACAAATCAAATAAGGAAATAACATACAGATAAGTATAGAGGCCTACTTCCGTATGTTTTGATGTGGACTTCTGGTTTTTAaatcaacagaaaaaaaagaaagtataataatatagtaggcctataataataatctactTAATATTCTTAACAGAAGACattgtaaataattatctttattCTCTTGTTAGCTTTTATACTtcatattttcaataataactTACGTAAGTAtttaagtatattaaaacaataaccTAACATTTGAATTGGTTTTAATCATATGTCTAATAATAGGCTATAGTTCTACTCAACAATATTTTCATAACCTAACTATTTTTCTATAATCTATGACGTATTTCACTAGAAAACATCTAAAACGTTAGTTTACCACTTCTCCTCCGTTCACAGAGAAAAGAAACTTTTTACACGAAAATCGTCAAAAAAGGGATGAAAACTAACTAACTAATGCAAAATGGCTTTACGACATGGATCTAAATTAATTGGTTAAATATTTGCCCTATTTTATACTATGTActttattatgaaaaaaaatagcAAGTAATTCTCGAGTGATACTCGAACCACGATCTCCAGGTTGTTTGAAGACGTACTTAAACCATGGAGCTATTAGCTTTATGCTTAAACCTTCCGATTATAAGGTTGTCTGTGTGCTTTCGGTTGTGTGAACTTGACTTTTTCTCATAAACTTCCATTGAGCCTGTACCTGAAAATCACATgaacaatttatataattattatagattttaaGATACTTCACTACAAGAAATGTGCATGTAAATTCTATACtctttgtatttctttttataacGAAAAAACCAAAGCCGTTAGTACTTTTACAAACTGCTCTTATGCACACAAAAAAACCCCAGAAAATGGAATTAATAAGGAAGGTAGCTTTACCTCGTTGTCCAACAAACAGTAGACAATGAATATAAACACGCCTTGTAACGAGTTC
This is a stretch of genomic DNA from Antedon mediterranea chromosome 3, ecAntMedi1.1, whole genome shotgun sequence. It encodes these proteins:
- the LOC140044755 gene encoding uncharacterized protein, which translates into the protein MMNRILFLLLIGSCVMVFTDASFCSVTVFEKMKHPPDYDNKLYYKPLGLKAKTNDSSFDLESCDPTQEKYFRLKSTPNILTSRTKTLDITLMFRLDADLISVLADISITLYKGAPPIHYGGAFDCSNIPDIPCPFPLKENDWVQLSAECRPNMQLPIGQMDAKVIVSNYYDQTAVCIKGQLNIYK
- the LOC140043514 gene encoding uncharacterized protein; the encoded protein is MTKILSLLLIASFVVLTAGAACSVNVFKKIDPPDVKLFYKRTGLKAKTNNSSFHFESCGPPEDPPFHFTSIPSIVTSRTKSVNMTLIFRLDADMYDSFFVSGYVNLFGDKPIPFGDAFDCTSIPVDCPLPLQEKDWVQLSVECLTTVLLPVTGKIEAKAAISNYTQTAFCIKGELNIYK